In Halobaculum sp. XH14, a single genomic region encodes these proteins:
- a CDS encoding hydantoinase/oxoprolinase family protein has protein sequence MDDTGTRAGVDVGGTFTDLVTVRDGRVSVDKTPSTPSAPEEGVLTGLDGLDAPFGEVGFLGHGTTVATNAVLEGEWADTALVTTAGFSDAPEIGRQHRPDIYDFAAEKPTPVVERDRRYGVPERVDERGEVLEPLDEDAVRAVAADLREAGVESVAVSLLFSFERPDHERRVRDLLRDEGLDVSVSLSADVLPEIREYERTLATSLNAALKPVMDEYLGALSEGAAGMGLDTPLRVMGSNGGLMAAEAARERPVNTLLSGPAAGVRGATHVAGRRGISDLITMDMGGTSCDVSLVRDGEPLVTTDTEVGDYPVSVPTVDVHTVGAGGGSIAAVDAGGALRVGPQSAGAEPGPICYGRGGTEPTITDAHLLLGRIDPTGFLPEALDRDAPAVRRAFEPLADAVGGSVEDAAAGVLDVANANMERALRVVSVERGYDPREFALVAFGGAGPLHAAALADALEVPEVVVPRAAGVLSALGLLISDVTYDYSSSMVRRWGEVSPATLESTFAGFEREGREELAAAGHDEAARRFERAVDLRYAGQSFDLSVPVGDDVGPGDLDAVAERFHEAHERRYGHAYREEPVELVTVRLRARGVVEPPELSVEDRAGDPADAVAETRDVLFHGDPHDTPVYDRERLPTDAAFDGPAVVEGAESTVVVHPGQRARVDGDANLVVSTGGER, from the coding sequence ATGGACGACACCGGGACGCGCGCCGGCGTCGACGTCGGCGGCACGTTCACGGACCTGGTCACGGTCCGGGACGGCCGCGTGAGCGTCGACAAGACGCCCTCGACCCCCTCGGCACCCGAGGAAGGGGTGCTGACCGGGCTCGACGGACTCGACGCACCGTTCGGGGAAGTCGGCTTCCTCGGCCACGGCACGACCGTCGCGACCAACGCCGTGCTGGAGGGCGAGTGGGCCGACACCGCGCTCGTCACCACCGCGGGCTTTTCGGACGCCCCCGAGATCGGCAGACAGCACCGCCCGGACATCTACGACTTCGCCGCCGAGAAGCCGACGCCCGTGGTCGAGCGCGACCGCCGGTACGGCGTGCCCGAACGGGTCGACGAGCGCGGCGAGGTGCTCGAACCGCTCGACGAGGACGCCGTCCGCGCGGTCGCGGCCGACCTCCGGGAGGCCGGCGTCGAGAGCGTCGCCGTCTCGCTGCTGTTCTCCTTCGAGCGTCCTGACCACGAGCGCCGGGTCCGGGACCTGCTGCGGGACGAAGGGCTCGACGTCTCCGTCTCGCTCTCCGCGGACGTGCTCCCGGAGATTCGGGAGTACGAACGAACGCTCGCGACGAGCCTGAACGCGGCGCTCAAGCCGGTCATGGACGAGTACCTCGGCGCGCTCTCGGAGGGCGCGGCCGGGATGGGGCTCGACACGCCGCTGCGCGTGATGGGCTCGAACGGCGGGCTGATGGCAGCCGAGGCGGCCCGGGAACGCCCGGTCAACACCCTCCTCTCGGGCCCGGCGGCGGGCGTCCGGGGCGCGACCCACGTCGCCGGCCGCAGGGGGATTTCTGACCTCATCACGATGGACATGGGCGGGACCTCGTGTGACGTCTCGCTCGTACGCGACGGCGAGCCGCTGGTGACGACCGACACCGAGGTCGGCGACTACCCGGTCTCGGTGCCGACGGTGGACGTTCACACCGTCGGCGCGGGCGGCGGCTCCATCGCCGCCGTCGACGCGGGCGGCGCGCTTCGGGTCGGCCCGCAGTCGGCGGGTGCCGAGCCGGGACCGATCTGTTACGGCCGCGGCGGCACCGAGCCGACCATCACCGACGCCCACCTCCTGCTCGGCCGCATCGACCCGACCGGGTTCCTCCCGGAGGCGCTCGACCGCGACGCGCCGGCGGTCAGAAGGGCGTTCGAACCGCTCGCCGACGCGGTCGGCGGGAGCGTCGAGGACGCCGCGGCCGGGGTGCTCGACGTCGCAAACGCGAACATGGAGCGCGCGCTCCGGGTCGTCTCCGTCGAGCGGGGCTACGACCCGCGTGAGTTCGCGCTCGTCGCGTTCGGCGGGGCGGGGCCGTTGCACGCGGCCGCGCTGGCCGATGCGCTGGAGGTCCCCGAGGTCGTCGTCCCCCGCGCCGCGGGGGTCCTCTCCGCGCTGGGGCTGCTCATCAGCGACGTCACGTACGACTACTCGAGTTCGATGGTCCGCCGGTGGGGGGAGGTGTCTCCCGCGACCCTGGAGTCGACGTTCGCCGGATTCGAGCGGGAGGGGCGCGAGGAACTGGCCGCCGCGGGCCACGACGAGGCGGCCCGTCGGTTCGAGCGCGCCGTGGACCTGCGCTACGCCGGCCAGTCGTTCGACCTCTCGGTGCCGGTCGGCGACGACGTGGGTCCCGGGGACCTCGACGCGGTCGCCGAGCGCTTCCACGAGGCCCACGAGCGCCGGTACGGCCACGCCTACCGCGAGGAGCCGGTGGAGCTCGTGACGGTTCGGCTTCGTGCCCGGGGCGTCGTCGAGCCGCCCGAACTCTCGGTCGAGGACCGCGCGGGCGACCCGGCAGACGCGGTGGCCGAGACCCGAGATGTGCTGTTCCACGGCGACCCGCACGATACACCCGTCTACGACCGCGAGCGCCTGCCGACCGACGCCGCCTTCGACGGGCCGGCGGTCGTCGAGGGCGCCGAGAGCACCGTCGTCGTCCACCCCGGCCAGCGGGCGCGGGTCGACGGCGACGCGAACCTCGTGGTCTCGACGGGGGGCGAGCGATGA
- a CDS encoding SHOCT domain-containing protein has translation MTSLHRRLVGAAPAIFAVGTLPFVALSAILLGGQAAAIVAILGWFLLTPLSAVIQEEVLADEGTGWNRTEGDDDAVVERRNPWWGTVETREVEESDPLDRLRERYADGEIDEDEFERRLDLLLDTEDVGPETARERVRERSRE, from the coding sequence GTGACCAGCCTCCACCGTCGGCTCGTCGGCGCGGCCCCCGCCATCTTCGCCGTGGGGACGCTGCCGTTCGTCGCGCTCTCGGCCATCCTGCTCGGCGGCCAGGCGGCCGCGATCGTCGCCATCCTCGGCTGGTTCCTCCTCACGCCGCTGTCGGCGGTCATCCAGGAGGAGGTGCTGGCCGACGAAGGGACGGGCTGGAACCGGACCGAGGGTGACGACGACGCCGTCGTCGAACGTCGGAACCCGTGGTGGGGGACCGTCGAGACGCGCGAGGTCGAAGAGTCCGACCCGCTCGACCGGCTCCGGGAACGCTACGCCGACGGCGAGATCGACGAGGACGAGTTCGAGCGCCGGCTCGACCTCCTGCTCGACACCGAGGACGTCGGCCCCGAGACGGCCCGCGAACGGGTACGGGAACGGTCCCGGGAGTAG
- the arcS gene encoding archaeosine synthase subunit alpha: MTDYFEVHERDGAARLAELRLSSPVTTPALADDLLADAASLWGEDRDVPEGDADALTVLPHRAFPAGTRDPVVESFAVEYPDVDAPTAAVVKSDATGAAGAASAPVDAYALSDAGGFLGHASAFVDAVIEVRESVPADTALYLPGAATPANAATLVYAGVDLLDAKRARIKGSQGKYLTTDGERFLADLDELPCACPACQVPRAEFDRADCEAHNVNALAGELRRVRRRIREGRLRDYVEGQARHEQWLTATFRELDAQYGYLEERTPLVRDSELTAASEDTLRRVEIQRFADRVTGRYVNRFRNPLVLVPCSATKPYSESQSHAQFHDAIQYRAHLASMTSPIGVVPQELELTYPAQHYDTVVTGRWSEDEKSFVAAVLRRYLERNEYPRVVAHVPDEGYRHICERVEEEVDVPFEYTVANHPTTTDSIANLMSTLDGELKYSKRERQHNTVRALADYMLGEGAGDDLFEKLNTTSRYPKLQVRDDDGEQLATMVPNYGVLAFTLAGARRWVESDAPTKRVEIDGFVPRGSVLAPGILDADDDIRVGDEVVVEGPKAFAVGRASMSGPEMRSSTRGEAVQVRHAEET, from the coding sequence ATGACCGACTACTTCGAGGTCCACGAGCGGGACGGCGCCGCCCGCCTCGCGGAGCTTCGGCTCTCCTCCCCGGTGACGACGCCGGCTCTAGCTGACGATCTTCTCGCCGACGCCGCCTCGCTCTGGGGCGAGGACCGCGACGTGCCCGAGGGCGACGCGGACGCCCTGACCGTGCTCCCTCACCGGGCGTTCCCCGCGGGCACCCGCGACCCGGTCGTGGAGTCGTTCGCCGTCGAGTACCCGGACGTCGACGCGCCGACCGCGGCGGTCGTCAAGAGCGACGCGACCGGAGCCGCCGGCGCGGCCTCCGCACCCGTCGACGCGTACGCCCTCAGCGACGCCGGCGGGTTCCTCGGTCACGCGTCGGCGTTCGTGGACGCGGTCATCGAGGTGCGCGAGTCGGTCCCGGCCGACACCGCGCTGTATCTCCCCGGGGCCGCGACGCCCGCGAACGCGGCCACGCTCGTCTACGCCGGCGTCGACCTGCTGGACGCCAAGCGCGCGCGGATCAAGGGCTCGCAGGGGAAGTACCTCACCACCGACGGCGAGCGCTTCCTGGCGGACCTCGACGAGTTGCCCTGTGCCTGCCCCGCCTGCCAGGTTCCCCGCGCCGAGTTCGACCGCGCCGACTGCGAGGCGCACAACGTCAACGCGCTCGCGGGCGAACTCCGGCGGGTCCGCCGACGGATCCGCGAGGGCCGACTGCGGGACTACGTCGAGGGGCAGGCGCGCCACGAGCAGTGGCTCACCGCGACGTTCAGGGAACTGGACGCCCAGTACGGCTATCTGGAGGAGCGGACGCCCCTCGTCCGCGATTCCGAACTGACCGCGGCCAGCGAGGACACACTCCGGCGGGTCGAGATCCAGCGCTTCGCCGACCGCGTCACCGGGCGGTACGTCAATCGCTTCCGGAACCCGCTCGTGCTGGTGCCCTGTTCGGCGACGAAGCCGTACTCGGAGAGCCAGAGCCACGCGCAGTTCCACGACGCGATCCAGTACCGCGCCCACCTCGCGTCGATGACCTCGCCCATCGGCGTCGTCCCCCAGGAGCTCGAACTCACCTACCCCGCACAGCACTACGACACCGTCGTGACCGGGCGCTGGAGCGAGGACGAGAAGTCGTTCGTCGCCGCCGTCCTCCGGCGCTACCTCGAACGCAACGAGTACCCCCGGGTCGTCGCGCACGTCCCCGACGAGGGCTACCGGCACATCTGCGAGCGCGTCGAGGAGGAGGTCGACGTGCCGTTCGAGTACACCGTCGCGAACCACCCCACGACGACCGACTCCATCGCGAACCTGATGTCGACGCTCGACGGCGAACTGAAGTACTCGAAGCGCGAGCGCCAGCACAACACGGTCCGCGCGCTGGCCGACTACATGCTGGGCGAGGGCGCGGGCGACGACCTGTTCGAGAAACTGAACACGACCAGCCGCTACCCGAAGCTCCAGGTCCGCGACGACGACGGCGAGCAGCTGGCGACGATGGTGCCCAACTACGGCGTACTCGCGTTCACGCTCGCCGGCGCGCGGCGCTGGGTCGAGAGCGACGCCCCGACGAAACGCGTCGAGATCGACGGGTTCGTCCCGCGCGGGAGCGTCCTCGCGCCGGGGATCCTCGACGCCGACGACGACATCCGTGTCGGCGACGAGGTGGTCGTCGAGGGGCCGAAGGCGTTCGCGGTCGGGCGGGCAAGCATGTCCGGCCCGGAGATGCGCTCCTCGACGCGCGGCGAGGCCGTCCAGGTGCGCCACGCCGAGGAGACGTAA
- a CDS encoding HAMP domain-containing sensor histidine kinase, with protein sequence MATDEPGTTWRPKGGLLGDRLRQFGVFPTIEPPNPERGKLRALACGTISLSGVALLTPTASQLFAGGATVGTGLAVLGTVVAIALVAVGGFLYRSTMSTRNTIRIAAWNFLGIAVLGAVMLALFAYQRADGGVVQSPTFVLGTLLAIGAGAHIIIGVYDARRVRAEQLARERRRTAVLNRALRHNIRNGTNVILGHAELLVDAVDDGTAAADSAETLRTRADSINDLADKAREMALYTERPTDAVATEAAEIVAGAETAAGEANDEATVADGTVDDVLVEDDGRIALAVKELVENAALHGGAAPTVEVRGRATDGWSEFTVVDDGPGVPPSEREVVLGDRDLTAVEHGSGLGLWIARAVAETIDGEFTLGDGPDGGTVATLRVPAA encoded by the coding sequence GTGGCAACCGACGAACCAGGAACGACGTGGCGGCCGAAGGGTGGACTGCTCGGCGATCGCCTGCGGCAGTTCGGAGTGTTTCCGACGATCGAACCGCCGAACCCGGAGCGAGGGAAGCTCCGCGCGCTCGCGTGCGGGACGATCTCGCTGAGCGGCGTTGCGCTGCTGACGCCGACGGCCAGCCAGCTGTTCGCGGGCGGAGCGACGGTCGGCACCGGACTGGCGGTCCTCGGGACGGTCGTGGCGATCGCGCTGGTCGCCGTCGGTGGGTTCCTCTACCGGAGCACGATGTCGACGCGCAACACGATCCGAATCGCCGCCTGGAACTTCCTCGGCATCGCGGTGCTCGGGGCGGTGATGCTCGCGCTGTTCGCGTATCAACGGGCGGACGGCGGCGTGGTGCAGTCGCCGACGTTCGTCCTCGGCACGTTGCTCGCGATCGGTGCCGGCGCACACATCATCATCGGCGTCTACGACGCCCGGCGGGTTCGCGCCGAACAGCTCGCTCGGGAGCGCCGCCGCACGGCCGTGCTGAACCGGGCGCTCCGGCACAACATCCGCAACGGGACGAACGTCATTCTCGGGCACGCCGAGCTCCTGGTCGACGCCGTCGATGACGGGACCGCCGCGGCCGACTCCGCCGAAACGCTCCGAACGCGTGCCGATTCCATCAACGACCTCGCCGACAAGGCGAGAGAGATGGCGCTGTACACGGAACGGCCGACTGACGCGGTGGCGACCGAGGCCGCGGAGATCGTCGCTGGCGCGGAGACTGCTGCCGGCGAGGCGAACGACGAGGCGACGGTCGCCGACGGCACCGTCGACGACGTTCTGGTCGAGGACGACGGCCGGATCGCGCTCGCGGTCAAGGAGCTCGTGGAGAACGCGGCGCTCCACGGCGGGGCGGCGCCGACCGTCGAGGTTCGGGGACGAGCGACCGACGGCTGGTCGGAGTTCACCGTCGTCGACGACGGACCGGGTGTTCCCCCGAGCGAACGGGAGGTCGTGCTCGGTGACCGCGACCTCACGGCGGTCGAACACGGGAGCGGACTCGGCCTCTGGATCGCGCGCGCCGTCGCGGAAACGATCGACGGGGAGTTCACGCTCGGCGACGGACCGGACGGTGGAACGGTTGCGACGCTGCGCGTCCCTGCAGCCTGA
- the tgtA gene encoding tRNA guanosine(15) transglycosylase TgtA translates to MRDHFEVRAQDAAGRIGELTVPRAGVTVETPALLPVINPNLLTVEPARLEAEFGAEILITNSYIIRNDEDLRERAEREGLHGMLGFDGAIMTDSGSFQLAEYGEIDTTTREILAFQRDIGSDVGTPVDIPTPPDASRERAAADLDTTAEALADAAAVDVGDMLVNAPVQGATFANLRERAGREAAATDLDVFPVGAIVPMLNAYRYGDMVDAVAAAKRGLDEDCPVHLFGAGHPMMFALAVALGCDLFDSAAYALYARDGRYLTVSGTEHLEDLEYLPCSCPICHEHSAAGLRAAAADERERLLAEHNLHVTFEELRRVKGAVRDGDLLELVDQRARSHPAMLDGYRALLDHAEQLERADHASKGAFFAVSHESARRPEVLRHHERLDRLSVPDRLLLSEYGRPSEHKYDEVWRVVPPLGPFPRALSETYPLTAETPDRTDESAERAAADGVAALVAADPDSAVTLAHDGWHDAALSRVPDSVTLEDLSALGDR, encoded by the coding sequence ATGCGCGATCACTTCGAGGTCCGGGCCCAGGACGCCGCGGGCCGCATCGGGGAGCTGACCGTTCCCCGCGCGGGGGTCACCGTCGAGACGCCCGCGCTCCTCCCGGTCATCAACCCGAACCTCCTCACCGTCGAGCCCGCCCGACTCGAGGCGGAGTTCGGCGCCGAGATCCTCATCACCAACTCCTACATCATTCGCAACGACGAGGACCTCCGCGAGCGGGCCGAGCGCGAGGGGCTCCACGGGATGCTCGGGTTCGACGGCGCGATCATGACCGATTCGGGCAGCTTCCAGCTCGCCGAGTACGGCGAGATCGACACGACGACCCGCGAGATCCTCGCGTTTCAGCGGGACATCGGCAGCGACGTCGGGACGCCGGTCGACATCCCGACGCCGCCGGACGCCTCGCGCGAGCGGGCGGCGGCCGACCTCGACACCACCGCCGAGGCGCTCGCGGACGCCGCGGCGGTCGACGTCGGCGACATGCTCGTGAACGCGCCCGTCCAGGGGGCCACCTTCGCGAACCTCCGGGAACGGGCGGGCCGCGAGGCCGCCGCGACCGACCTCGACGTGTTCCCCGTCGGCGCCATCGTGCCGATGCTGAACGCGTACCGCTATGGCGACATGGTCGACGCCGTCGCCGCCGCCAAGCGCGGCCTCGACGAGGACTGTCCGGTCCACCTGTTCGGGGCCGGCCACCCGATGATGTTCGCGCTGGCGGTCGCGCTCGGCTGTGACCTGTTCGACTCGGCGGCTTACGCGCTCTACGCCCGCGACGGCCGCTACCTCACCGTGTCGGGCACCGAACACCTCGAGGACCTGGAGTACCTCCCGTGCTCGTGTCCGATCTGTCACGAGCACTCCGCGGCTGGCCTCCGCGCCGCTGCCGCGGACGAGCGGGAACGGCTCCTCGCCGAGCACAACCTCCACGTCACGTTCGAGGAGCTGCGGCGGGTGAAAGGGGCCGTCCGCGACGGCGACCTGCTCGAACTCGTCGACCAGCGGGCCCGCTCGCACCCGGCGATGCTCGACGGCTACCGCGCGCTGCTGGACCACGCCGAGCAGCTGGAGCGGGCCGACCACGCCAGCAAGGGGGCGTTCTTCGCGGTCTCCCACGAGTCCGCCCGCCGCCCCGAGGTGCTTCGCCACCACGAGCGCCTGGATCGCCTCTCGGTCCCCGACCGCCTGCTGCTCTCCGAGTACGGCAGGCCCTCGGAGCACAAGTACGACGAGGTGTGGCGCGTCGTGCCGCCGCTCGGCCCGTTCCCGCGCGCGCTCTCGGAGACGTACCCGCTGACCGCGGAGACGCCTGACCGGACCGACGAGTCCGCCGAGCGGGCGGCAGCCGACGGCGTGGCCGCGCTCGTGGCCGCCGACCCGGACTCGGCGGTCACGCTCGCCCACGACGGCTGGCACGACGCCGCCCTTTCCCGGGTCCCCGACTCGGTGACGCTGGAGGACCTCTCGGCGCTGGGCGATCGGTAG
- a CDS encoding CPBP family intramembrane glutamic endopeptidase yields the protein MVTLSPQSRSLAVGYGLGISGPVLAFLLTLPPVFVLTLAGVSSVVVLLTVSFVFGQYLPFMAFPLAYFRYVRGMDWAEIREYLGVRVPSLRELGVVVVGFFAVLVLALGTIYVVTEIVGATPAENTAGELAQQLPRIIPLFIVASLVVIGPCEETLFRGAVQNRLRESFSAPVAITLAAVLFAVVHVTALTGGLQARAVTIGILLVPSFVFGTVYEYTENLVVPALVHGIWNAFIFTSLYVTLVIAPESGSAAVLAPRLG from the coding sequence ATGGTCACGCTCTCCCCGCAATCGCGGTCGCTCGCCGTGGGCTACGGGCTCGGCATCTCCGGGCCGGTGCTGGCGTTCCTGCTGACGCTCCCGCCGGTGTTCGTGCTCACGCTGGCGGGCGTCTCGTCGGTCGTCGTCCTCCTCACGGTCAGCTTCGTCTTCGGGCAGTACCTCCCGTTCATGGCGTTCCCGCTGGCCTACTTCCGGTACGTCAGGGGGATGGACTGGGCGGAGATCCGCGAGTACCTCGGGGTTCGCGTCCCGTCGCTCCGCGAGCTCGGCGTCGTCGTCGTGGGCTTTTTCGCGGTGCTCGTGCTCGCGCTCGGCACCATCTACGTCGTCACCGAGATCGTCGGCGCGACGCCCGCCGAGAACACCGCCGGCGAACTCGCCCAGCAGCTCCCACGGATCATCCCGCTGTTCATCGTCGCGTCGCTCGTCGTCATCGGCCCCTGTGAGGAGACGCTGTTCCGCGGCGCGGTGCAGAACCGGCTCCGGGAGTCGTTCTCGGCCCCGGTCGCCATCACGCTCGCGGCAGTCCTGTTCGCCGTGGTCCACGTGACCGCCCTGACCGGCGGCCTGCAGGCCCGCGCGGTCACGATCGGCATCCTGCTCGTCCCCAGTTTCGTGTTCGGCACGGTGTACGAGTACACGGAGAACCTGGTCGTGCCCGCGCTCGTCCACGGCATCTGGAACGCGTTCATCTTCACCAGCCTCTACGTCACCCTCGTCATCGCACCCGAGAGCGGCTCCGCGGCCGTCCTCGCCCCCCGGCTCGGCTGA
- a CDS encoding PLP-dependent cysteine synthase family protein, whose product MQDPGPAGDGTLSAIGDTPLVELPSMRPDGGASIHVKWEGANPTGSLKDRMALAMIENARADGELRPGEPVVEFTGGSTGSSLAFVCAVLDHPFHVVTADCVADEKIASMRALGAELEVFETPDGTSYDGLFEDLRELALEVEAETGAYFTDQFANPDQLDGYRALGREILDQRPDVDDFVMTVGTGGCAMGTAASLRDRTDDVRVTLVEPEEALVVSGGTAGSHSVQGTAIVGSPPLVEPELYDDVVTLPSEAGIDCVREIARNDGLLVGTSTGMNVAAARRVAAERDPDRSVVTVACDTGLKYLSEGLYEGLDGSTFCLC is encoded by the coding sequence ATGCAAGATCCTGGTCCTGCCGGCGACGGCACGCTCTCCGCGATCGGTGACACGCCACTCGTCGAACTCCCGTCGATGCGGCCCGACGGCGGCGCGTCGATCCACGTGAAGTGGGAGGGAGCGAACCCGACCGGGAGCCTGAAGGACCGGATGGCGCTCGCCATGATCGAGAACGCGCGTGCGGACGGCGAACTCCGGCCCGGCGAGCCCGTCGTCGAGTTCACCGGCGGCAGCACCGGATCGAGCCTGGCGTTCGTCTGTGCGGTGCTGGATCATCCGTTCCACGTCGTCACGGCCGACTGCGTCGCCGACGAGAAGATCGCGTCGATGCGGGCGCTGGGTGCCGAACTCGAGGTGTTCGAGACGCCCGACGGGACGTCCTACGACGGGCTGTTCGAGGACCTCCGCGAACTGGCGCTCGAGGTCGAGGCCGAGACCGGCGCGTACTTCACCGACCAGTTCGCCAACCCCGACCAGCTCGACGGCTACCGCGCGCTCGGCCGGGAGATCCTCGACCAGCGGCCGGACGTCGACGACTTCGTCATGACGGTCGGGACCGGCGGCTGTGCGATGGGGACCGCGGCGTCGCTCCGGGACCGAACCGACGACGTGCGGGTGACGCTCGTCGAGCCCGAGGAGGCGCTCGTCGTCTCCGGCGGGACCGCGGGGAGCCACAGCGTCCAGGGAACCGCCATCGTCGGATCGCCGCCGCTCGTCGAACCGGAACTGTACGACGACGTGGTGACGCTCCCGAGCGAGGCCGGGATCGACTGCGTCCGCGAAATCGCCCGGAACGACGGGCTGCTCGTCGGCACGAGCACCGGGATGAACGTCGCCGCCGCCAGACGGGTCGCGGCCGAACGCGATCCGGACCGGTCGGTCGTGACGGTCGCGTGTGATACCGGGCTCAAGTACCTCTCCGAGGGCCTCTACGAGGGGCTCGACGGGTCGACGTTCTGTCTGTGCTGA
- a CDS encoding NUDIX hydrolase, with protein sequence MTTDGFDRSGESSRSGGPDEDLAWETLDSAVDYSCPGFDVRRDEVRLPGGRETEFHSVDEPGTVVVLPFTPDGDVVLVEEWRQAVGRVNRGLPAGTVEATDGDDLAAAARRELREETGHEAGTTSHLTTVEPANGIANSVHHYFLARGCRPSAEQELDADESIRPVVADYDEFRASVFAGDVRDGRAVLAVSRYEAGE encoded by the coding sequence ATGACTACGGACGGGTTCGACCGGAGCGGCGAGTCGTCACGGTCCGGCGGGCCGGACGAGGACCTCGCCTGGGAGACGCTCGACTCGGCGGTCGACTACTCGTGTCCCGGCTTCGACGTCCGCCGCGACGAGGTCCGCCTCCCGGGCGGGCGCGAGACGGAGTTCCACTCCGTGGACGAGCCGGGAACCGTCGTCGTCCTGCCCTTCACCCCCGACGGCGACGTCGTGCTCGTCGAGGAGTGGCGACAGGCCGTCGGGCGCGTGAACCGCGGGCTGCCGGCCGGGACGGTCGAAGCGACGGACGGCGACGACCTCGCGGCCGCCGCCCGGCGGGAGCTCCGCGAGGAGACCGGCCACGAGGCGGGGACGACGAGCCACCTGACGACCGTCGAGCCGGCCAACGGTATCGCCAACTCGGTCCACCACTACTTCCTCGCGCGCGGCTGTCGGCCGAGCGCCGAACAGGAACTCGACGCCGACGAGAGCATCCGTCCCGTCGTCGCCGACTACGACGAGTTCCGGGCGAGCGTGTTCGCGGGGGACGTGCGCGACGGGCGCGCGGTGCTGGCCGTCTCGCGGTACGAAGCGGGCGAGTGA
- a CDS encoding ubiquinol-cytochrome c reductase iron-sulfur subunit — protein sequence MSVDDDKYPGDSGRRRFVKGVVGGASLAGVGAVGSATVNSVTASGGSGGGTTQAMAIENTAGPAPRGMPQIPIEIDGDGAIRGVWPEVTSTTEQGVQVQVAEMDMGGQTYSSEWFQYCGVETYTGIQPGFEPEGGNYFHSGADPAYQWQADAMSGGDRFTVDLFSDYETWGNGIGVEGMGKPATGTWRSQGTEDVITIQLLRSPLIEELANSGSVRAPNGETYEADGDTQEWLQASTSQGFIAWLNKCTHFCCVPGFKENEGSARYDAENGVYCPCHQSVYVPFQIVSTVFTSRPRPD from the coding sequence ATGAGCGTAGACGACGACAAGTACCCGGGCGACTCCGGACGTCGCCGGTTCGTCAAGGGCGTCGTGGGGGGTGCGTCGCTGGCCGGCGTCGGTGCCGTCGGCTCGGCGACGGTCAACAGCGTCACCGCATCCGGCGGGTCGGGTGGCGGGACCACCCAGGCGATGGCCATCGAGAACACCGCGGGGCCGGCGCCCCGCGGCATGCCCCAGATCCCCATCGAGATCGACGGCGACGGCGCGATCCGCGGGGTGTGGCCCGAGGTCACCTCCACGACCGAGCAGGGCGTCCAGGTCCAGGTGGCCGAAATGGACATGGGCGGACAGACGTACTCCTCGGAGTGGTTCCAGTACTGCGGCGTCGAGACGTACACCGGCATCCAGCCGGGGTTCGAGCCCGAGGGCGGGAACTACTTCCACTCCGGCGCCGATCCGGCCTACCAGTGGCAGGCGGACGCGATGAGCGGCGGCGACCGGTTCACGGTCGACCTGTTCTCGGACTACGAGACCTGGGGCAACGGCATCGGCGTCGAGGGCATGGGTAAGCCCGCGACCGGGACCTGGCGCTCACAGGGAACCGAGGACGTCATCACCATCCAGCTGCTCCGGAGTCCGCTCATCGAGGAGCTCGCGAACAGCGGGTCGGTCCGGGCCCCCAACGGCGAGACGTACGAGGCCGACGGGGACACCCAGGAGTGGCTCCAGGCGTCCACCTCCCAGGGGTTCATCGCGTGGCTGAACAAGTGTACCCACTTCTGCTGTGTCCCGGGGTTCAAGGAGAACGAGGGGTCGGCGCGGTACGACGCCGAAAACGGCGTCTACTGCCCGTGCCACCAGTCGGTCTACGTGCCGTTCCAGATCGTCTCCACGGTGTTCACCTCCCGGCCCCGCCCGGACTGA